One genomic segment of Ricinus communis isolate WT05 ecotype wild-type chromosome 3, ASM1957865v1, whole genome shotgun sequence includes these proteins:
- the LOC8274161 gene encoding LOW QUALITY PROTEIN: receptor-like protein 7 (The sequence of the model RefSeq protein was modified relative to this genomic sequence to represent the inferred CDS: inserted 1 base in 1 codon; deleted 2 bases in 1 codon): MAPSLHLLSFLLLLIHSIGCCYSSSICHDDERSALWQFKESLVVDNFACDPSAKLSSWSLQGDMNNCCSWGGIECNNNTGHVIALDLSSSCLYGSINSSSTIFRLIYLTSLNLADNNFNASTIPSEIRTLSSLTYLNLSLSNFSNQIPIQVLELSKLVSLDLSDNPLKLQNPSLKDLVEKLAHLSQLHLNGVTISSEVPQSLANLSFLSSLLLRDCKLQGEFPVKIFQLPNLRILIVRLNPDLTGYLPEFQVGSSLEALWLEGTNFSGQLPHSIGNLKLLSSFVAGSCRFGGPIPPSIGDLGNLNFLDLSYNNFSGKIPSSFGNLLQLTYLSLSFNNFSPGTLYWLGNLTNLYFLNLAQTNSHGNIPSSVGNMTKLIYLRLYSNKLTGQVPSWLGNLTALLELQLAANELQGPIPESIFELPSLQVLELHSNNLSGTLKFDLFLKSKNLVSLQLSXNHLSLISSPPINITVHRFKTLGLNSCNLSEFPFFLRGENDDLEHLDLSQNEIQGLIPDWITDLGTESLIILNLASNFLTGFERPFNVLPWKNLHVLNLSANNLEGPLPIPPPSISIYIISQNSLTGEISPMFCNLTSVLTLDLSRNNLSGSLPRCLGNFSNFVLVMDLRSNNFSGTIPDRFESECKVRMMDFSHNKLEGKLPRSLANCTKLEMLNLGNNQIYDVFPSWAGLLPQLRVLILRSNRLVGVVGKPETNFDFPQLQIIDLSDNTFTGELPFEYFQKWTAMKSIDQDQLKYIEVDISFQVLDYSWSNHFSYSITITNKGRETTYERILKFFAVINFSSNRFEGRIPEVIGNLREVQLLNLSNNILTGQIPPSLGSMKELEALDLSRNQLSGEIPMKLAQLSFLAFFNVSDNNLTGPVPRGNQFDTFENNSFDANPGLCGNPLSKKCGFSEASTLAPSNFEQDQGSEFPLEFGWKVVLFGYASGLVIGVVIGCILDTEKNEWLVNTFANWQLKVRRTLCEIWRT, translated from the exons ATGGCACCATCTTTGCATCTCTTATCCTTTTTGCTGTTATTGATTCATTCCATAGGTTGCTGCTACTCTTCTTCCATATGCCATGATGATGAGAGATCGGCCTTATGGCAGTTCAAGGAAAGCCTTGTCGTTGACAACTTTGCTTGTGATCCGTCTGCCAAGCTATCCTCCTGGAGTCTCCAAGGAGATATGAACAATTGCTGCTCATGGGGTGGTATCGAATGCAATAACAACACAGGTCACGTCATTGCTCTTGACCTTTCAAGCAGCTGCCTCTATGGTTCTATCAATTCTAGTAGCACCATTTTTCGCCTTATTTACCTTACAAGCCTTAACCTTGCCGATAACAACTTCAATGCTTCTACAATTCCTTCTGAGATTAGAACTCTGTCAAGTTTGACATACTtgaatctctctctctctaatttTTCTAACCAAATTCCAATACAAGTCCTTGAGCTTTCCAAGTTGGTTTCTCTTGATCTTTCGGACAATCCGTTAAAGCTCCAAAATCCAAGTCTGAAAGATCTAGTTGAAAAATTAGCCCATTTGTCCCAGCTTCATCTAAATGGGGTCACCATTTCTTCTGAAGTACCTCAGAGCTTGGCAAACTTATCTTTTTTGTCTTCTCTCCTTCTTAGAGACTGTAAATTACAGGGTGAGTTTCCTGTCAAAATCTTCCAATTGCCCAACCTTCGCATTCTTATTGTGCGATTAAATCCAGATCTCACTGGGTATTTACCAGAATTTCAGGTGGGTAGCTCTCTTGAGGCGTTGTGGCTCGAAGGCACAAATTTCTCTGGTCAGCTACCACATTCAATTGGCAACCTTAAATTATTAAGTAGTTTTGTTGCCGGTTCATGCCGTTTTGGGGGACCAATACCACCTTCAATTGGTGATCTTGGTAACTTGAATTTTCTGGATCTTTCTTATAATAACTTCTCAGGCAAGATCCCTTCTTCCTTTGGAAACCTTCTCCAACTCACTTATCTGTCACTTTCCTTTAATAATTTCAGCCCTGGCACTTTGTATTGGCTTGGTAACTTGACCAatctctattttttaaatttggcTCAGACCAATTCACACGGAAACATCCCTTCTTCTGTTGGAAACATGACCAAACTCATTTACTTGAGGCTTTATTCGAATAAATTGACTGGTCAAGTTCCATCTTGGCTAGGAAATCTTACCGCATTATTGGAGCTTCAGCTTGCAGCAAATGAATTACAGGGTCCAATTCCAGAGTCTATTTTTGAGCTTCCAAGTCTTCAGGTTCTTGAGCTACACTCCAATAACCTCAGTGGGACTTTGAAATTTGACTTATTTCTTAAATCAAAAAACCTGGTTAGTCTCCAACTAT GAAACCATTTGTCTCTGATTAGCAGTCCTCCTATTAATATTACCGTCCACAGATTTAAAACGCTTGGATTGAATTCATGTAATCTAAGCGAGTTTCCATTCTTCTTGCGTGGCGAAAATGATGACCTGGAGCATCTAGACCTATCTCAGAACGAAATTCAGGGACTCATACCAGATTGGATAACAGATTTGGGTACCGAAAGCCTTATAATTCTGAATCTGGCTTCCAATTTTCTGACAGGTTTTGAGCGACCCTTTAATGTTCTTCCATGGAAAAATTTACATGTCCTAAATCTCTCGGCCAACAATCTTGAAGGGCCACTTCCAATCCCACCTCCTTCCATCTCCATCTATATAATCTCTCAGAACAGCCTGACCGGAGAAATCTCACCAATGTTTTGCAACCTGACTTCAGTTTTGACTCTTGATTTGTCAAGAAACAACTTGAGTGGCTCTCTTCCACGATGCTTAGGAAACTTCAGTAACTTCGTGTTAGTGATGGATCTTCGAAGCAACAACTTCTCTGGCACCATTCCTGATAGATTTGAGAGTGAATGTAAAGTGAGGATGATGGATTTCAgtcataataaattagaagGGAAGCTACCGAGATCATTAGCCAATTGTACCAAGCTAGAGATGCTCAATCTTGGGAACAATCAGATATACGATGTCTTCCCTTCTTGGGCGGGTCTTCTTCCACAACTCAGGGTTCTGATTTTGAGATCCAATAGGTTGGTTGGTGTAGTAGGGAAACCTGAAACCAATTTCGACTTCCCTCAGTTGCAAATCATTGATCTCTCCGACAATACTTTTACAGGGGAGTTGCCATTTGAGTACTTTCAGAAATGGACTGCCATG AAAAGTATCGATCAAGATCAGTTAAAGTATATAGAAGTGGACATAAGTTTCCAAGTACTTGATTATTCATGGTCCAACCATTTCAGTTACTCAATTACAATCACAAACAAAGGCAGAGAGACAACATATGAAAGAATCCTGAAGTTCTTTGCAGTCATCAATTTCTCAAGTAATAGGTTTGAAGGAAGAATCCCTGAAGTGATAGGGAATCTACGAGAAGTTCAGTTGCTAAACCTATCAAACAACATTCTCACTGGTCAAATTCCCCCATCCTTGGGGAGCATGAAAGAGCTTGAAGCTTTGGATCTTTCGCGAAATCAACTGTCAGGAGAGATCCCAATGAAGCTGGCGCAGCTCAGCTTCCTTGCTTTCTTTAATGTTTCTGATAATAACCTCACAGGACCAGTACCGCGGGGAAACCAGTTCGATACATTTGAAAACAATTCATTTGATGCAAATCCAGGATTGTGTGGCAACCCTTTGTCAAAAAAATGTGGGTTTTCTGAGGCGTCAACATTAGCACCTTCAAACTTTGAACAAGATCAAGGCTCAGAATTTCCTTTGGAATTTGGGTGGAAGGTTGTGCTGTTTGGGTATGCAAGTGGATTGGTGATAGGAGTAGTCATTGGGTGCATTCTTGACACAGAAAAGAATGAATGGCTCGTCAATACTTTTGCAAACTGGCAACTTAAAGTTAGACGTACTTTATGTGAAATATGGAGAACTTGA